In the Ensifer adhaerens genome, one interval contains:
- a CDS encoding PE-PGRS family protein, with amino-acid sequence MPISQITSDTIDFTNPIAGDASAGNGGDGTNNGDINYNPVATVAPVQTVVGSIPTVDNGDNVGQGADWGTGNADGGGLVQVPIAVLASLANSGAGGAGGNPTSSGDQSSTSGGNTASVDASTTATQTTTLLADQGATIISGMGGAGGDGATALGGDISAAMVHSNPISETTTTTTTTAVSNVLDNFDNTLGTISDIGI; translated from the coding sequence ATGCCTATCTCACAAATAACCTCCGACACGATCGACTTCACCAATCCCATCGCGGGCGACGCGAGCGCCGGCAACGGTGGCGACGGCACCAACAACGGCGATATCAACTACAATCCTGTCGCCACCGTGGCTCCGGTGCAGACAGTCGTCGGCTCAATCCCCACCGTGGATAACGGCGACAACGTCGGTCAGGGTGCAGACTGGGGGACCGGCAACGCTGATGGCGGCGGCCTCGTCCAGGTGCCGATCGCTGTCCTCGCCTCGCTTGCCAACAGCGGCGCGGGCGGCGCCGGCGGCAATCCGACGTCGAGTGGCGATCAGAGCAGCACGAGCGGCGGTAACACCGCAAGCGTAGACGCGAGCACCACTGCTACGCAGACGACAACGTTGCTCGCCGATCAAGGCGCGACGATCATTTCGGGCATGGGCGGGGCTGGCGGCGACGGCGCAACGGCGCTCGGCGGCGACATTTCCGCGGCTATGGTTCACTCGAACCCGATCTCGGAAACCACCACGACGACGACCACCACTGCGGTCTCGAACGTTCTCGACAATTTCGACAACACTTTGGGCACCATCAGCGACATCGGTATCTGA
- a CDS encoding GlxA family transcriptional regulator → MTINTKSNDAAANRLKIGFVLARSFTLSAFALFVDTLRLASDELDKSGRVRADWQVLGNTSHLIASSCGVQVAPTSGLVDPGQFDYIVMVGGLLKNEHPIDDETIAFLKKAAAKKVPLIGLCTGTFILAEAGLMAGHVVCVSWLHYQAFRERFPDLKVRSDRLFNLDRTRGSCAGGSSAADMAAHIVRLHISREAERNALEVLQIDKARSHLHVQPRKPLAIESNDPRLNAALIIMEQNTENTISIPELAASVGLSRRQLERLFMEKAKMSPAHVYRKFRLERAKHLIIQTDASLIEIALEVGFESAGHFSRTFAKTFGQSPRQMRATSPK, encoded by the coding sequence ATGACGATAAACACGAAATCCAACGATGCTGCAGCCAACCGCCTCAAGATTGGCTTCGTTCTCGCCCGGTCGTTCACACTTTCGGCTTTCGCCCTCTTCGTCGATACGCTTCGGCTGGCAAGCGACGAACTCGACAAATCGGGCCGCGTGCGCGCCGATTGGCAGGTGCTCGGCAACACGAGCCATCTGATCGCATCGAGCTGCGGGGTTCAGGTCGCGCCGACGTCAGGCCTCGTCGATCCGGGGCAGTTCGACTACATCGTGATGGTCGGCGGCCTGCTCAAGAACGAACACCCGATCGACGACGAGACGATCGCTTTCCTGAAGAAGGCGGCCGCGAAGAAAGTACCTTTGATCGGGCTGTGCACCGGTACCTTCATTCTGGCGGAAGCGGGGCTCATGGCCGGGCACGTCGTTTGCGTCAGCTGGCTTCACTACCAGGCATTCCGTGAGCGTTTTCCGGATCTGAAGGTTCGCTCGGACCGCCTCTTCAACCTCGACCGCACCCGTGGTTCCTGCGCCGGCGGCAGTAGTGCTGCCGACATGGCTGCCCATATCGTGCGCCTCCACATCAGCCGGGAGGCAGAGCGCAATGCGCTGGAGGTCCTGCAGATCGACAAGGCCCGCTCGCATCTCCATGTGCAGCCAAGAAAGCCACTCGCGATCGAAAGCAACGACCCCCGTCTGAACGCTGCCCTCATCATCATGGAGCAGAATACCGAGAACACGATCTCGATCCCGGAACTGGCCGCCTCGGTCGGCCTGTCGCGCCGGCAACTCGAGCGGCTGTTCATGGAGAAAGCAAAGATGTCGCCTGCGCACGTCTACCGGAAATTCCGGCTGGAGCGCGCCAAGCACCTCATCATCCAGACCGATGCTTCGCTCATCGAGATCGCGCTTGAAGTCGGCTTCGAAAGTGCCGGGCATTTCTCCAGGACATTTGCCAAGACCTTCGGCCAGTCGCCGCGGCAGATGCGCGCCACATCGCCGAAGTGA